In Oncorhynchus keta strain PuntledgeMale-10-30-2019 chromosome 19, Oket_V2, whole genome shotgun sequence, a single genomic region encodes these proteins:
- the LOC118397950 gene encoding gastrula zinc finger protein XlCGF57.1-like, with protein MNNKPGKKQSNTTKRTIQSNTNGVTFNSIRIKKEPGDFERKEIGDHSKRPLLEKQKHVKQHQTTSNQATRCSKISRSPVVILTKLSNVVLKTLLRETKVRLVKEETEARRDEDNSEVSSPQFFPCPHCTISFTDCYFLENHIKTKHQKQYLAMLKSHVSKSKTMYAPTHSCPQCSCMFHTPRQLHIHTRQAHPSALPQKPARPPRVPGKLHPCPQCARRFPYLGTLLKHCKNLHKMAVFRTDGHISCADCGKSFENCWGLGPHRCQEPEGTKPKDTKTVVCLEVGFHCSECGKILSTPTSLDTHMRIHTGEKPYECKECGKRFSENSGYRYHSLIHSGLKPFKCQDCGKTFKRKSLLWTHMSVHTGERKFSCTQCDKRYASRAHLKLHLRTHSGERPFKCTVCGKDFADKAYLKTHLKIHSNEKNYHCGVCGRAFLRLGLLKLHMRSHTGERPYHCTVCDKKFFRLSHLKNHHLTHTGEKPYTCTECGKSFTQSGDLSKHKLLHTGEKPFECPECPSRFNRSGSLSSHMRTHTHRDIKPYSCQECGKSFYEQSHVKVHMKTHTGERPYPCPHCLFSFTRKAHLSKHLPRCRK; from the exons ATGAATAACAAACCTGGGAAAAAGCAAAGCAACACAACCAAGAGGACTATACAGTCTAACACTAATGGGGTTACTTTCAACTCCATCcgaataaaaaaagaaccaggaGACTTTGAACGGAAGGAAATTGGTGACCATTCCAAACGTCCTTTGCTGGAGAAGCAAAAGCACGTCAAGCAGCATCAAACTACGTCCAACCAAGCGACCCGGTGTAGCAAGATATCGAGGAGTCCTGTGGTGATACTAACAAAATTGTCCAAC GTGGTGCTTAAGACTCTTCTGAGAGAAACTAAAGTGCGTTTGgtgaaggaggagacagaggcCAGGAGGGATGAAGACAACAGTGAAG TCTCTTCTCCGCAGTTCTTTCCTTGTCCACACTGCACCATCTCCTTCACTGACTGTTACTTCCTGGAGAACCACATCAAGACCAAACACCAGAAGCAGTACCTGGCCATGTTGAAAAGCCACGTCTCAAAGAGTAAAACCATGTACGCCCCCACACACAGCTGTCCCCAGTGCAGCTGCATGTTCCATACCCCACGACAGCTACACATCCACACCCGCCAGGCCCACCCCTCCGCCCTTCCCCAGAAACCTGCCCGTCCCCCCAGGGTTCCGGGGAAACTCCATCCCTGCCCGCAGTGTGCCCGTAGATTCCCGTACCTGGGAACCCTGCTGAAGCACTGCAAGAATTTGCACAAAATGGCTGTTTTTCGCACCGATGGTCATATCAGTTGTgctgactgtgggaagagcttTGAAAATTGCTGGGGACTAGGGCCACACCGTTGTCAAGAACCAGAGGGCACTAAACCTAAGGACACTAAGACGGTGGTCTGTCTGGAAGTCGGCTTCCATTGCTCAGAGTGTGGGAAGATCCTCAGTACTCCTACGAGCCTGGACACTCACATGCGCAtccacactggagagaagccgtACGAATGTAAGGAGTGCGGCAAGCGCTTCTCAGAGAACAGCGGTTACCGTTATCACTCGTTAATACACTCGGGGCTCAAGCCATTCAAATGCCAGGACTGCGGGAAGACTTTCAAACGGAAGTCGCTCCTCTGGACTCACATGTCGGTTCACACTGGTGAGCGGAAGTTCTCCTGCACCCAATGCGATAAGCGGTATGCAAGCAGGGCCCATCTGAAGCTTCACCTGCGAACACACTCGGGGGAGAGACCTTTCAAATGCACCGTTTGTGGTAAAGACTTTGCTGACAAAGCTTATCTGAAAACACACCTGAAGATCCACAGCAACGAGAAGAACTACCACTGTGGGGTTTGTGGGCGGGCGTTCTTGAGGCTGGGGTTGTTGAAGTTACACATGCGATCACATACCGGGGAGAGGCCCTACCACTGCACAGTGTGCGACAAGAAATTTTTCCGACTCTCACACCTGAAGAACCATCACCTGACTCACACGGGTGAGAAACCATACACCTGTACCGAGTGCGGTAAAAGCTTCACTCAGTCTGGGGATCTGTCCAAGCACAAGCTCCTACACACTGGGGAGAAGCCATTTGAATGCCCTGAATGCCCCAGCCGGTTTAACCGTTCTGGTTCTCTGTCCAGTCACATGAGGACCCACACTCACCGTGATATAAAGCCATACTCCTGCCAAGAATGTGGGAAGAGCTTTTATGAACAGAGTCACGTCAAAGTCCACATGAAGACCCACACAGGGGAGAGACCGTATCCCTGCCCCCACTGCCTTTTCAGCTTCACTCGGAAAGCACATCTCTCCAAACACCTGCCTAGATGTCGTAAATGA